The following is a genomic window from Hymenobacter sp. APR13.
GCCCCCGACACCTCGGCCGCCGACCGGCAGGCGGAAATTGATCAGCAGAAAGCCGTGGCTTACGGCAAGCTCAAGCGCCGCTTCTGGGTGGCGGCGGGCCTGGCCGTCCTCATCATGCCGCTGAGTATGCTCATGCTCTGGCCCGCGCTGATGCAGCAGATGAACATGCAGATCCTGAACTACGGCCTGCTCGTACTCACGCTGCCGGTGCTGTTGTACAGCGGGCGGGAGTTCTACGTTTCGGCCTGGAACGGCTTCCGGCACCGGGCCGCCAACATGGACACGCTCATTGCCGTGGGCACCGGCGCCGCGTTCCTCTACAGTCTGGCCGCGACGGTGGTGCCGGACTGGTTTACGCGCCAGGGCATCATGCCCGAGGTGTATTACGATACTACCGCCACCATCATTGCCCTGATTCTGCTGGGCAAGCTACTGGAGCTGCGGGCCAAAACCCAGACCTCGGCCGCCATTAAGGCCCTGATGGGTTTGCAGGCCAAAACCGCCCGCGTAGTGCGCTCCGGCGGCCAGGAAGTGGACGTGCCCATCGAGCAGGTGCAACTGAACGACATCATCCTGGTGCGGCCGGGCGAGAAGGTCGCCACCGACGGCCTGATCGAGGAAGGCCACTCGGCTGTGGACGAGGCCATGCTCACCGGCGAAAGCCTGCCGGTAGAGAAGAAAGCCGGCGACCCGGTGTTCGGGGCCACGCTGAACAAAACAGGCTCTTTCCGCTTCCGCGTAACCAAAATAGGCGCCGACACCATGCTTTCCCAGATTGTGAAGCTGGTGGAAGATGCCCAGGGCAGCCGCGCACTCATCCAGCGGCTGGCCGATAAGGTCAGTGCCGTCTTCGTGCCCACGGTCGTCGTCATAGCCATTCTCACGTTCGTGCTCTGGTTTGATCTGGCCCCGGTGGAAAGCCGCCTGCCGCTGGCGCTGGTCAACTTTGTGGCCGTGCTCATCATTGCCTGCCCCTGCGCGCTGGGCTTGGCCACGCCCACGGCCATCATGGTCAGCACCGGCAAAGGCGCCGAGCACGGCGTGCTGATTCGTAACGCCGAGGCGCTGGAAAAAGCCCATCAAGTAGATACCGTCCTACTCGACAAAACCGGCACCATCACCCGCGGCGAGCCTGCCGTCACGGACTTCGTGCCCGCGCCTGGGCAAGACGCGGATCAACTGCTGCAAGTGGTAGCGGCAGTAGAGCGGCAGAGCGAGCATCCGCTGGCCGCAGCCGTGGTGCGCTACGCCGAGGCCCAGGGAGCCAGCGTTATTGCAGCCGCGGGTTTTCAGGCCATTGAAGGCAAAGGCGCGCAGGCGGTGGTAAACAGCCAGCCCGTGCTCATCGGCAACTTCCGCCTGCTCGAAGAAGCCGGCATCTCCCTGCCTCCCGCCGTGCGCCAGCAGGCCGACGAGTTGCTAGCTCAGGCCAAAACGGTGCTCTACGTGGCAGTAGCGGGCCAGGCGGCCGGCGTGATTGGCGTAGCCGATACCGTGCGCGAAACCTCGGCCACCGCCATCAAACACCTGCAGGCCATGGGCCTGGAAGTGGTGATGATGACCGGCGACAACCCCCAGACCGCGGCCCAGGTCGCCCAGCAGGTGGGCATCACGCGCTACTTCGCCGAGGTGCTTCCTGCCGATAAGGCCGGCAAGGTGAAGGAGCTCCAGGCCGAGGGCCGGACGGTGGCCATGGTCGGCGACGGCATCAACGACGCGCCGGCCCTCGCGCAAGCCGATATCGGTCTGGCCATGGGTGGCGGCACCGACGTGGCCATGGAGGCGGCCGGCATCACCCTGATGCGCTCCGACCTGCAAGGTGTGGTGACGGCCATCGAACTGTCGCGCCAGACGATTCGCACCATCAAGCAGAACCTGTTTTTCGCCTTCATCTACAACACGATGGGCATTCCCATTGCCGCCGGGCTGCTGTATCCTTTCTTTGGCATTCTCCTTTCACCCATGCTGGCGGCCGGGGCCATGGCCCTGAGCTCGGTATCGGTACTTACCAACTCGCTGCGCCTGCGCGGCTTCTCCCCTCTCCCGTCCTAACCACCCATGGATACTACCGAAATCATCGTGACCCTGGTGGGGCTGGCCCTGGCCGGCTTCGTGGTCTGGTACTTCTTTCTCTCCGCCCGCCCGACGACCAGCGCCGTATCGTCCTCCGGCGGCGTGCAGCAGGTGGATATTACCGTGAAAGGGGGCTACTCCCCCGATGTGATTGAGGTGGAGCGCGGCAAGCCCGTGCAGCTAAGCTTCTACCGCGACGAGGAAAACAGCTGTTCCGAGGAGCTGCTGCTCCCCGACTTTAGCATCCGCCGCGACCTGCCGGCCTTCAAAACCACTTTGGTAGAACTGCTGCCCCAGCAGGCGGGCACGTTTGTGTTCACCTGCGGCATGGGCATGCTGCGCGGCCGCCTCGTGGTGAAGTGAGTGCCGGCCCCGCTGCTCTGCCGGCCGGCGGCGGTACTCAGGCGCGGGCGGGCCGCCACAGCGGGCCCACGGCCAGCAGCAGCACCAGCACGTTGAAGCCCGCGTTGGATGGGTTGCCCGAGGCCACCGAGCCGGCGCTGTCCAGCACAAACCAGGTGAGCACGCCCCCGAGCACGGCTTTGCGCACGTCTTCGGGGGCTTGGTCGTAGACGCGCCCGGCCAGCAGCCAGATCATCACGCCCCAGCCGGCCAGAAAGCCGCCCGTCAGGGCCGACAGAAAGCGGGTGTCGGGGGCCGCAAAGGTGCTGCTGCCATCCAGCGGCCAGCTCAGCAGGTCCAGCGTGAAGCGGGCGGGCCCGGCCGTGGCCGCCCGCGTGCCCAGCGTGAATACCGGCCCGAACGAGCCGACTACCAGCGCGGTAACTTTAAGCCAGAACCGGTGAAATCTGTGTGAGCTGAAAGAATGCGGCATAAGGGGGCTGAATTGGTGAATCAGCCGCATAGGTAAGACCCCGCCGGCGCGGATTTTAGCCGCTACCGTCCAATGCCGGCGCCCCGCCCGTGCTGAGCGTGCGCACCAGCTGCGTAAGCTGACGGAAGTAAGCCGAGAGCCACTCGCGGGTCAGCGTGGCGTCGGTCAGCTGCAGGTAGAAGTTTTCCAGGGCCAGCTGAAACACGCCGCCCAACAGGTGGGGCGTCAGGTGCGAAGGCAGTTCCCGCGCCCAGAGGGCCAGAAACGCCTCGGCCGCCGGCCCCGAGGCCTCGGCCAGGCACTCGGCGTAGGGGCCGTGCCGGCGGTGCACCCGCAGCTGCCGCTGAAACAGCAGGTCCGTGCGATGCTCCAGCAGCACCGTAATCAGGCCGGGGTCAAGGCTCTCACACGCCGCCTCGCGCCGGGCCAGCAGCCGCGCCTGCCCGACGTGGTAGCGCAGCAGCTGCCGGGTGAACACTTCCAAATCAGCGAAATGGTGGTAAAACGAGGACTTGCTGATGCCCACCTTGCGGGCCAGCACCTCCACTTTCAGGCCGTCGGGGCCGGTGGCAGCAAACAGGGCGTAGCCCGTCTGCAGCCAGATGGCCGTGGGGTCTTCTTTCATGTGCCGAACATAGGAAATTCCTGCCGCCATGCTGGCTATGGGTGGCGCCTTGCCCGCTGACGGGTGCCGGTCAGTCAGGGCAAGCGCATTGTACCGGAGCCGGTTCAGAGCTTGGCGAACAGCCCGGCAAATTCCGTCTTAAGGTGGTTGACGGTTGTGCCGCCGATGTTGTCGAACACCTTGGATTTGGTTTCGTGGCTAACCAGCAGCTGATGCGTGGATTTAAGCAGCTTCGTGAAATGCGCCTCGTCGTCGCCCAGGTGCTCCAGCACGGTTCTGATCTGCGAATCGGAAACCTGTAGCTTCTGCAGTCGGGCGATGACGCGCTGGTGCAGCGTCGGCATCTCCGCACTGATGCCCAGGGGCAGCTGATCCGATGGTTTCTGCTTCTGCCGGCTTTGGGGTGTGATGTCAATGCTAGCCGGCTCCTGACCGTTGCCGGCGATAACATGCCTGGGAATAGTGAACCGAATCCTGCTGACCTTGCGGCCGGCTTTCAGCGGCTCCCAGCCAATCATCCAGCCGATATCCT
Proteins encoded in this region:
- a CDS encoding cupredoxin domain-containing protein gives rise to the protein MDTTEIIVTLVGLALAGFVVWYFFLSARPTTSAVSSSGGVQQVDITVKGGYSPDVIEVERGKPVQLSFYRDEENSCSEELLLPDFSIRRDLPAFKTTLVELLPQQAGTFVFTCGMGMLRGRLVVK
- a CDS encoding TetR/AcrR family transcriptional regulator yields the protein MKEDPTAIWLQTGYALFAATGPDGLKVEVLARKVGISKSSFYHHFADLEVFTRQLLRYHVGQARLLARREAACESLDPGLITVLLEHRTDLLFQRQLRVHRRHGPYAECLAEASGPAAEAFLALWARELPSHLTPHLLGGVFQLALENFYLQLTDATLTREWLSAYFRQLTQLVRTLSTGGAPALDGSG
- a CDS encoding heavy metal translocating P-type ATPase, with amino-acid sequence MEPTTKTETLDIEGMTCASCASFVEKSLTRTPGVQRAVVNFATEKATIDYLPTQASPATLKEAVVNAGYGVTERAPDTSAADRQAEIDQQKAVAYGKLKRRFWVAAGLAVLIMPLSMLMLWPALMQQMNMQILNYGLLVLTLPVLLYSGREFYVSAWNGFRHRAANMDTLIAVGTGAAFLYSLAATVVPDWFTRQGIMPEVYYDTTATIIALILLGKLLELRAKTQTSAAIKALMGLQAKTARVVRSGGQEVDVPIEQVQLNDIILVRPGEKVATDGLIEEGHSAVDEAMLTGESLPVEKKAGDPVFGATLNKTGSFRFRVTKIGADTMLSQIVKLVEDAQGSRALIQRLADKVSAVFVPTVVVIAILTFVLWFDLAPVESRLPLALVNFVAVLIIACPCALGLATPTAIMVSTGKGAEHGVLIRNAEALEKAHQVDTVLLDKTGTITRGEPAVTDFVPAPGQDADQLLQVVAAVERQSEHPLAAAVVRYAEAQGASVIAAAGFQAIEGKGAQAVVNSQPVLIGNFRLLEEAGISLPPAVRQQADELLAQAKTVLYVAVAGQAAGVIGVADTVRETSATAIKHLQAMGLEVVMMTGDNPQTAAQVAQQVGITRYFAEVLPADKAGKVKELQAEGRTVAMVGDGINDAPALAQADIGLAMGGGTDVAMEAAGITLMRSDLQGVVTAIELSRQTIRTIKQNLFFAFIYNTMGIPIAAGLLYPFFGILLSPMLAAGAMALSSVSVLTNSLRLRGFSPLPS